A genomic window from Flavobacterium azooxidireducens includes:
- a CDS encoding GEVED domain-containing protein — MKKKYNILNQSSKVDVLLSLKKYTSITYIVVLFMFLSNDLNAQETYTLGDGVESYNTLGVSPIATINRNNRSQYMYYAEELYNAGFNISGNVVSLAINITELGLPSSLKPENIKIKMGMTTSFEMGPNLVNNLPVYYESSVENITELGWYTFELDTPFAWDGFRNIIVEICRSNTDFGTSFSIQGKNFPMGEIVTAANYTNDASFNGCSLSNQNLLPALFARRRPNMQFTMTNPCETTPSGGQTIVSAGPYCGGEMFTLSVQNGSIESGLSYQWQSSPNDNGPWSDIPGATDAFLETSQSIATYYRRATTCDIASSTVYDFPLLVGGEGCYCTSLVVNENAIGVTSVSLEGTTNSSSSTPAYTNFTGLQIEVERETTVSLSVNVNTMGGTNYTMAWIDWNHDAVFDVSEGYELGSVTGGTNVNSGMVASIEVPADAVLGSTIMRVRTKQSSSSDYPSPCDSIENGEAEDYTLIITENLSIGDFTPLRGNLIIAANSNGIHFKVSEESIQKIEIYDLSGRVVLSKNVADEIEFSVTDFNQTQQLWIVKVGLTNGQQIAKKIIY, encoded by the coding sequence ATGAAAAAAAAATACAATATTTTGAATCAATCATCTAAAGTAGATGTTTTATTATCCTTAAAAAAGTACACTTCAATTACATATATTGTAGTTCTTTTTATGTTTCTGTCTAATGACTTAAATGCTCAAGAAACTTATACATTGGGTGATGGTGTAGAATCTTATAACACGTTAGGAGTTTCTCCAATTGCTACGATAAACCGTAACAATAGATCACAGTATATGTATTATGCAGAAGAATTATATAACGCCGGATTTAATATTTCTGGAAATGTAGTTTCATTGGCAATTAATATTACAGAACTCGGTTTACCATCAAGTTTGAAACCTGAGAATATTAAAATTAAAATGGGGATGACAACTTCTTTTGAGATGGGACCAAACTTAGTTAACAATTTGCCTGTTTACTATGAATCATCAGTTGAAAATATAACTGAATTGGGTTGGTACACGTTCGAATTAGATACTCCTTTTGCATGGGATGGTTTTAGAAATATTATTGTTGAAATTTGTAGAAGTAATACAGATTTTGGAACTAGTTTTTCTATACAAGGAAAAAATTTCCCTATGGGTGAGATAGTAACTGCTGCTAACTATACAAATGATGCTTCTTTCAATGGATGTAGTTTGTCTAACCAAAACCTTTTACCAGCATTATTCGCTAGAAGAAGACCTAATATGCAGTTTACAATGACAAATCCTTGTGAAACTACTCCATCAGGAGGACAAACAATAGTATCAGCAGGACCTTATTGTGGCGGTGAAATGTTTACACTTTCTGTTCAAAACGGTTCTATCGAATCTGGTTTGTCATATCAATGGCAATCTTCTCCAAATGACAACGGACCATGGTCTGATATACCGGGAGCTACAGATGCTTTCTTGGAAACTTCTCAATCAATAGCAACCTATTACAGAAGAGCAACAACTTGTGATATAGCTTCTTCAACCGTATATGATTTTCCTCTACTTGTGGGTGGAGAAGGTTGTTATTGTACTTCATTAGTTGTAAATGAAAATGCAATAGGAGTAACAAGTGTTTCCTTAGAAGGAACAACCAATTCGTCTTCAAGTACACCTGCTTATACAAATTTTACAGGATTGCAAATTGAAGTAGAACGTGAAACTACAGTTTCTCTATCTGTAAATGTAAATACAATGGGCGGAACAAATTATACAATGGCATGGATTGATTGGAATCATGATGCTGTGTTTGATGTTAGCGAAGGATATGAGTTAGGTAGTGTAACAGGGGGAACTAATGTGAATTCCGGGATGGTAGCATCAATCGAAGTTCCTGCAGATGCAGTGTTAGGCTCAACTATTATGAGAGTTAGAACTAAACAATCAAGTTCCTCAGATTATCCATCGCCTTGTGATTCCATTGAGAATGGTGAAGCAGAAGATTATACTCTTATAATAACTGAGAACTTAAGCATTGGTGATTTTACCCCGTTAAGAGGCAATCTTATAATAGCTGCCAATTCAAATGGTATTCATTTTAAAGTTTCTGAAGAGTCAATTCAAAAAATTGAAATTTATGATCTAAGCGGAAGAGTGGTACTGAGTAAAAATGTTGCCGATGAAATTGAATTTTCTGTAACAGATTTTAATCAAACACAACAACTTTGGATTGTAAAAGTTGGCTTGACAAACGGACAACAAATTGCAAAGAAAATAATTTATTAA
- a CDS encoding T9SS sorting signal type C domain-containing protein translates to MNTNFNSIQHFCFTIKAVITLIFIVFSAEKVSGQNGQFVLSDGLGGDPFIIGSTASNWHSAPFLSSKKDSRIQYLYEAEELGLAYSEGYRTITSLAFNVTGFSNSAILSVYEMKNITIKMGHTIANYDGYGGKEVWGIDMPLEGECTWAGSPTPEYLQVVKTPFDLIISETGWVELELDIPFVWDGVSSIVVEICKSDSGSSFPNHRYQFESTNRISSTASYTLTRSLNSINNGGSVHTPGCEMKNRGLSYNTSSSVLNASQRKIRPNIRFTFQCAGAPEGGDAIILSENYCLGGDVILHVVNDEKSSGLNYQWASSPTDFGFVDLPGETQATLVVERAEVDMWYQRTVGCDYDVPAGLRYSAPIKVKGINTWDGTFWSFGTEPTVNDPVKISGDFDTAVDGSSVLEACSLQVLSGTFTVKSGDIISLKEKLFVHDDATVIFENNASLIQENNAAINEGKIVYKRDSQPLRLLDYTYWSSPVSGMTPSQFSAGTPTNRIYHWNHLTTGLNPQSWVGGVANLPMVAGKGYIIRAPNGYPSTGAGTVFAGAFEGVPNNGIVTVPAQGDLEKWNLIGNPYPAAIDIDKFLIANSSILEGTIRLWTHNTLPSAIPSYPGFSPQALNYSSDDYATYNLSGSIGFPADNSGVNNATPGRFVGAGQSFMVAGRGAPSGDVIFNNEMRKKESGYDNSQFFRNGTSNQAEIEKNRLWLEVIHQNGKFNQTMVGYIEGATNDIDWGYDSKFRHTGDVKIYSLVGESKLAIQGKALPFNSNDTIPLGLTTILSGEFILNLYQFDNFFENQEVYLLDKYTNTFHNIKEGLYAFTSISGTFDDRFELRFTNETLSLNPIINTKNSILCYANDSNIIVKSKDVQIQSIMVFDSAGRLLFNKNKMDATEIIITDIAKNNQLLLVQITTEDDIKSTQKIIY, encoded by the coding sequence ATGAATACTAATTTTAATTCGATTCAGCATTTTTGCTTTACTATAAAAGCAGTAATTACCTTGATTTTCATTGTTTTTTCTGCGGAAAAAGTAAGTGGACAAAATGGTCAGTTTGTATTAAGCGATGGTTTAGGTGGTGATCCTTTCATAATTGGAAGTACTGCTTCTAATTGGCACTCTGCTCCATTTTTATCAAGTAAGAAAGATTCTCGTATACAATATCTCTACGAAGCTGAAGAATTAGGCTTAGCCTATTCAGAAGGTTATAGAACAATAACTTCACTTGCTTTTAATGTTACAGGATTTAGTAATTCTGCAATATTGTCTGTTTATGAAATGAAGAACATAACAATCAAAATGGGGCATACTATTGCTAATTATGATGGTTATGGAGGCAAAGAAGTTTGGGGTATTGATATGCCTTTAGAAGGTGAGTGTACATGGGCAGGTTCTCCTACTCCAGAATATTTGCAAGTAGTCAAAACTCCTTTTGATTTAATTATTAGTGAAACTGGATGGGTGGAGTTAGAGTTAGACATACCTTTTGTATGGGATGGAGTAAGTAGTATTGTTGTAGAAATTTGTAAATCTGATTCTGGAAGTTCATTTCCAAATCATAGGTATCAATTTGAAAGTACAAATAGAATATCTTCTACCGCATCATATACGTTAACGCGAAGTTTAAACTCGATTAATAATGGAGGTTCTGTTCATACTCCAGGCTGTGAAATGAAAAACAGAGGGCTTTCTTATAATACTTCTAGTTCAGTTTTAAATGCTAGCCAAAGAAAAATTCGACCCAATATCCGTTTCACCTTTCAATGTGCGGGTGCTCCTGAAGGCGGTGATGCAATTATTCTGTCTGAGAATTATTGTTTAGGCGGAGATGTGATACTTCATGTCGTTAATGACGAAAAATCATCTGGGCTAAACTATCAATGGGCATCTTCTCCTACAGATTTCGGTTTTGTAGATTTGCCAGGTGAAACGCAAGCCACATTAGTGGTTGAACGTGCAGAAGTTGACATGTGGTATCAAAGAACAGTTGGTTGTGATTATGATGTGCCGGCTGGATTACGTTATTCAGCACCCATAAAAGTAAAAGGTATAAATACGTGGGATGGAACGTTTTGGAGTTTTGGAACAGAACCAACAGTAAATGATCCTGTTAAAATTTCTGGAGATTTTGATACCGCAGTAGATGGAAGCTCAGTACTTGAAGCGTGTAGTTTACAAGTTCTTTCTGGGACTTTTACAGTAAAATCGGGAGATATTATTTCACTAAAAGAAAAGCTATTTGTTCACGATGATGCGACTGTTATTTTTGAAAATAATGCTAGTTTAATTCAAGAGAATAATGCCGCAATAAACGAAGGGAAAATAGTTTATAAAAGAGATTCACAACCTCTACGATTATTGGATTATACGTATTGGTCCTCTCCTGTATCAGGAATGACACCAAGTCAGTTTTCAGCAGGAACACCAACAAATAGAATATACCATTGGAATCATTTAACAACAGGTCTAAACCCGCAAAGTTGGGTTGGTGGTGTAGCCAATTTGCCAATGGTGGCTGGTAAAGGATATATAATTCGTGCTCCAAATGGTTATCCATCAACAGGAGCTGGAACAGTATTTGCCGGAGCATTTGAAGGAGTACCCAACAATGGTATAGTTACTGTACCTGCACAAGGTGACTTGGAAAAATGGAATCTGATAGGAAATCCGTATCCGGCAGCCATTGATATCGATAAATTTTTAATTGCTAATAGTAGTATTTTGGAAGGGACAATTCGTTTGTGGACTCATAATACACTTCCAAGTGCAATTCCATCGTATCCTGGTTTTTCACCTCAAGCATTAAATTATAGTTCGGACGATTATGCAACCTATAATTTATCTGGATCTATTGGTTTTCCTGCGGATAATTCAGGAGTAAATAATGCTACTCCGGGAAGATTTGTTGGAGCAGGTCAAAGTTTCATGGTAGCAGGTAGAGGAGCACCATCGGGGGATGTGATTTTTAACAATGAAATGCGAAAAAAAGAATCAGGATATGATAATTCTCAATTTTTTAGAAATGGTACTAGCAACCAAGCTGAAATTGAAAAAAATCGTCTATGGTTAGAAGTAATTCATCAAAATGGAAAATTCAATCAAACCATGGTAGGTTATATTGAAGGTGCTACAAATGATATTGATTGGGGTTATGATTCTAAATTTAGACATACTGGAGATGTCAAGATTTATAGTTTAGTTGGAGAAAGCAAATTAGCGATTCAAGGAAAAGCATTGCCTTTCAATTCTAACGATACTATTCCTTTAGGATTAACAACAATCTTATCTGGTGAGTTTATATTAAACTTATATCAGTTTGATAATTTCTTTGAAAATCAAGAAGTTTATTTATTGGATAAATATACTAATACATTTCATAATATTAAAGAGGGTTTATATGCTTTCACAAGTATATCAGGAACGTTTGACGATCGTTTTGAACTTCGTTTTACAAATGAAACGCTAAGCTTAAACCCAATAATTAATACAAAAAACAGTATTCTTTGTTATGCAAATGATTCTAACATTATTGTAAAATCGAAAGATGTTCAAATACAATCGATTATGGTTTTTGATAGTGCCGGACGATTATTATTTAATAAAAATAAAATGGATGCTACAGAAATAATAATTACAGATATAGCTAAAAACAATCAATTGTTGTTAGTTCAGATTACAACTGAAGATGACATAAAATCAACACAAAAAATTATATATTAA